A genome region from Gardnerella vaginalis includes the following:
- a CDS encoding choice-of-anchor M domain-containing protein, with translation MTKNKHYIATAIIASICTAIMLLATALLPSPFMGSAKAATSNQPVMIQAGHADFGPTLSGGNWKIQIRDDTGDEPVWRDPENVVFKLGNSSIVPMPNDATYNFIGEKPGTKLYVIPQTQNSNVVWLGWNTQEGGVLNELDRGANLSLNGVSGPGKLHVYLENGNNAPQQLWDSTKGYPQNSWIEANAHTHVNWVFSKPGIYHVKLTFSGKLKNGRAVSDTRVLNFAVGEKTDPQAALSGAAGAASSGAHSQSDSSNANEGNDGENNEESDADNNDENAEGSESSNASARKHKKASSADDTVAIAQIVMIVFVILTIVIIAFIVFAVIKSKKAKQQAISQHGVNQQVPPMAPMQQQAQPQMVAPVQQMQPQYVQQPVQQQQYGVPQQPMYAQSNMPVQTVAPAQTYAQPYSQQYVQPQVNQTYANPNPQYVENQSSLSDLVNPTEETTILPNTDFNNLGQNNA, from the coding sequence ATGACTAAAAACAAGCACTATATAGCAACGGCAATAATAGCATCAATATGCACAGCAATTATGCTACTAGCTACGGCTCTACTCCCATCTCCATTTATGGGGTCCGCCAAAGCTGCAACAAGCAACCAGCCAGTTATGATTCAGGCAGGTCACGCCGATTTTGGACCAACACTTTCTGGCGGAAATTGGAAAATACAAATTCGCGATGATACTGGCGACGAGCCAGTGTGGAGAGACCCAGAAAACGTAGTATTCAAACTTGGCAACAGCTCAATAGTTCCTATGCCAAACGATGCAACATACAACTTTATCGGCGAAAAACCAGGAACAAAGCTTTATGTGATTCCACAAACACAAAACTCTAATGTGGTATGGCTCGGATGGAACACACAGGAAGGCGGAGTTCTTAACGAACTAGACCGTGGAGCAAACCTTTCTTTAAACGGCGTTAGCGGACCTGGAAAACTGCACGTCTACCTTGAAAATGGCAATAATGCTCCACAGCAATTATGGGATAGCACTAAAGGGTACCCACAAAACAGTTGGATTGAAGCGAACGCACACACTCACGTAAACTGGGTATTCTCAAAGCCTGGCATATACCACGTTAAACTCACGTTCTCTGGAAAGCTAAAGAACGGACGCGCTGTAAGTGACACTCGTGTGCTTAATTTTGCAGTGGGAGAAAAAACAGATCCACAAGCTGCGTTATCTGGCGCAGCAGGAGCAGCATCTTCAGGCGCGCACTCTCAGTCTGACTCATCAAATGCAAACGAAGGAAACGACGGAGAAAATAACGAAGAGTCTGACGCAGACAACAATGATGAGAATGCGGAAGGAAGCGAATCGAGCAATGCTTCCGCCAGAAAGCATAAGAAAGCTAGTAGCGCTGACGATACAGTAGCGATAGCACAGATTGTGATGATTGTGTTTGTAATTCTAACAATCGTAATTATTGCGTTTATTGTATTCGCTGTAATCAAAAGCAAGAAGGCAAAGCAGCAGGCGATTAGTCAGCATGGTGTGAATCAGCAAGTTCCGCCGATGGCTCCTATGCAGCAGCAAGCACAACCGCAAATGGTAGCTCCAGTGCAGCAAATGCAACCGCAGTACGTACAACAGCCTGTACAACAACAGCAGTATGGCGTTCCGCAGCAACCAATGTATGCTCAGTCTAATATGCCAGTGCAGACAGTTGCACCAGCACAGACTTATGCTCAGCCATATTCGCAGCAGTATGTTCAGCCTCAAGTGAATCAGACTTATGCGAATCCAAATCCTCAGTATGTTGAAAATCAAAGTTCACTCAGTGACTTAGTGAATCCTACAGAGGAAACAACGATTTTACCGAACACAGATTTTAATAATTTAGGACAGAACAATGCGTAA